The Lutibacter sp. Hel_I_33_5 genome has a window encoding:
- a CDS encoding DUF418 domain-containing protein produces the protein MNIKDTIRLHNVDALRGLAIISIMLLHNLEHFDVYHLPKNLPIWMVQFDKIIWDGLFFLFAGKSYAIFALLFGLTFQIQYDNQEKKGSSFNSIFAWRLILLFGFGIINSAFFQGDILTLYAVFGFCLIPFSRVSNKLVFAVIIVLLLQPLEVLNLVQAIKNPNAVVSNPESWAYFGKMNEYIKGDSFINTVYGNLTNGKIGVLRWSYENGRFFYIPALFLLGMLGGRKKVFSLTTKNKIFWKKALIISSILFVPLFIFQKNIDTFIESKAIQQPVKVIESAWTNLVFMIVIVSGFTLLFHNKVFKKILNVLSPIGKMSLTCYIMQSVSGSIIYYGFGLGFYQFTGATYSLLIGLFLSVLMWSFSSWWMKHHRRGPLEALWHKVTWMFK, from the coding sequence ATGAATATAAAAGATACCATTAGGCTACATAATGTTGACGCATTAAGAGGTTTGGCTATTATCTCTATTATGTTACTTCATAATTTAGAGCATTTCGACGTGTATCATTTACCAAAGAATTTACCAATTTGGATGGTTCAGTTCGATAAGATTATATGGGATGGTTTATTCTTTCTGTTTGCTGGGAAATCGTATGCTATTTTTGCCTTACTTTTTGGGTTAACCTTTCAAATTCAATATGATAATCAAGAAAAAAAAGGAAGTAGTTTTAACTCTATATTTGCGTGGAGATTGATTTTACTATTTGGCTTTGGCATTATAAATTCTGCTTTTTTTCAAGGAGATATTCTTACTCTTTATGCAGTATTTGGTTTTTGCTTAATACCTTTTTCTAGAGTTTCTAATAAGTTAGTTTTTGCTGTAATAATTGTCTTGCTATTACAACCTTTAGAGGTGCTAAATTTAGTTCAAGCAATTAAAAATCCAAATGCAGTGGTTTCTAATCCTGAATCTTGGGCGTATTTTGGTAAAATGAATGAGTATATTAAAGGAGATTCATTCATAAATACTGTTTATGGGAATTTAACTAATGGAAAAATTGGGGTATTAAGATGGAGTTATGAAAATGGTCGGTTTTTTTATATTCCAGCGTTGTTTTTATTAGGGATGTTAGGGGGTAGAAAAAAGGTTTTCTCATTAACGACTAAGAACAAAATATTTTGGAAAAAAGCATTGATTATTTCTTCAATATTATTTGTTCCTTTATTTATTTTTCAAAAAAACATAGACACTTTTATTGAAAGTAAAGCCATTCAACAACCCGTTAAAGTTATTGAATCTGCATGGACTAATCTAGTTTTTATGATTGTTATTGTTTCTGGTTTTACCTTACTGTTTCATAATAAAGTATTTAAAAAAATATTAAATGTTTTATCGCCGATTGGTAAAATGAGCCTTACTTGTTATATAATGCAGTCTGTTTCAGGATCAATTATTTACTATGGATTTGGTTTAGGATTTTATCAGTTTACGGGTGCAACATACAGTTTGTTAATCGGTCTTTTTCTATCTGTTTTAATGTGGAGTTTTTCGTCTTGGTGGATGAAGCATCATAGAAGAGGTCCTCTAGAAGCATTATGGCATAAAGTAACTTGGATGTTTAAATAA
- a CDS encoding SRPBCC family protein: MNIEGKKVSVKKSGKDLYEYFSDLSNFEGLMPENTQKFEVDKESFLFQLKGMPEIRLILKEKTPYSNITLGAASSKLPFTLAADIDEVSDNESEVQLKFVGDFNPMMAMMIKKPLTKFIDTLSENLENFK; encoded by the coding sequence ATGAATATTGAAGGAAAAAAAGTATCAGTAAAAAAATCTGGAAAAGACTTGTATGAGTATTTTTCTGACTTGTCTAATTTTGAAGGTTTAATGCCAGAAAACACTCAAAAATTTGAGGTTGATAAAGAATCTTTTTTGTTTCAATTGAAAGGAATGCCAGAAATTAGGTTGATTTTAAAAGAAAAAACCCCGTATTCTAACATTACTTTAGGTGCTGCAAGTAGTAAATTACCTTTTACATTAGCTGCTGATATAGATGAGGTTTCTGACAATGAAAGTGAAGTGCAATTAAAATTTGTTGGAGATTTTAACCCTATGATGGCAATGATGATTAAAAAGCCATTAACGAAGTTTATTGATACTTTGTCTGAAAACTTAGAGAATTTTAAATAA
- the pyrE gene encoding orotate phosphoribosyltransferase — translation MVLDKDISKKTAELLLKIKAIKLSPNEPFTWASGWKSPIYCDNRITLSYPSVRNFLRIEIAKIVDKEYGKPDVIAGVATGAIAIGVLIAEELGIPFVYVRPEPKKHGRKNQIEGYLEKGQNVVVIEDLISTGNSSLHAVDALKEAGAVVKGMVAIFSYGFDVAAENFKNKNVRLTTLSDYQNLLELASENSYISDEEMVALKEWRKNPNIWKQ, via the coding sequence ATGGTTTTAGATAAAGACATTTCAAAAAAAACAGCAGAATTATTGCTGAAAATAAAGGCGATTAAATTAAGTCCAAACGAACCTTTTACTTGGGCGTCTGGATGGAAATCACCAATTTATTGCGATAATAGAATTACACTTTCATATCCATCGGTTCGTAATTTTTTACGAATAGAAATTGCAAAAATTGTTGATAAAGAATATGGTAAGCCAGATGTAATTGCTGGTGTTGCAACAGGAGCAATTGCTATTGGGGTTTTAATTGCCGAAGAATTAGGCATACCTTTTGTGTATGTTAGACCAGAACCTAAAAAGCATGGTAGAAAAAACCAGATTGAAGGCTATTTAGAAAAAGGTCAGAATGTAGTGGTTATAGAAGACTTAATAAGTACAGGAAATAGTAGTTTGCATGCGGTAGATGCTTTAAAAGAAGCAGGAGCAGTGGTTAAAGGAATGGTTGCTATTTTTTCTTATGGATTTGATGTTGCTGCTGAAAACTTTAAAAATAAAAATGTTAGATTAACAACTTTAAGTGATTATCAAAACTTATTGGAGTTAGCTTCAGAAAATAGCTATATTTCTGATGAAGAAATGGTTGCTTTAAAAGAGTGGAGAAAAAACCCAAATATTTGGAAACAATAA
- a CDS encoding (2Fe-2S)-binding protein, whose protein sequence is MQEITINGKSHRVDAPDDMPLLWAIRDIVGLTGTKFGCGVSQCGACSVLVDGNLTRSCSIPVSYAAGKEIFTIEGSSENLEHLREAWNDGNVPQCGYCQSGQLIAATALLDKNSNPTDEDIDKAMSGNICRCGTYTRIRKAIHKAAALKNNPS, encoded by the coding sequence GTGCAAGAAATAACAATCAACGGAAAAAGTCATCGTGTAGATGCTCCAGACGACATGCCATTATTATGGGCTATTAGAGATATAGTTGGACTAACGGGAACAAAATTTGGATGTGGTGTAAGCCAATGCGGAGCTTGTTCTGTTTTAGTAGACGGAAACTTAACACGCTCTTGTAGCATTCCAGTTTCCTACGCAGCAGGCAAAGAAATATTTACTATCGAAGGAAGTTCAGAAAATTTAGAACATCTTAGAGAAGCGTGGAATGATGGAAATGTTCCACAATGTGGCTATTGTCAATCTGGGCAATTAATTGCTGCTACCGCTTTATTAGATAAAAATTCGAATCCTACAGACGAAGATATTGACAAAGCAATGAGTGGAAATATTTGTAGATGCGGAACCTATACGCGTATCAGAAAAGCAATTCATAAAGCAGCAGCACTTAAAAACAATCCATCATGA
- a CDS encoding biotin--[acetyl-CoA-carboxylase] ligase → MKIIKLSATNSTNSFLKELSQTSALKNYTCVVTKNQLEGRGQMGATWQSEAGKNLLFSVFVKFNDLKIDQQSYLNFAVSLAIFNTLNNYKIPKLSIKWPNDILSANKKLCGILIENTLKTDKIDSTIIGIGLNVNQQKFSNDLSKATSLTKILKKELNLDELLNEILLEIKHQINILISDDFQILKENYLKVLYRINTPSMFKDQNNNQFMGIVKDISKTGKLCVQLEDDSIKEFEIKEITFI, encoded by the coding sequence TTGAAAATAATCAAACTTAGTGCCACCAACTCTACTAATTCTTTTTTAAAAGAATTATCTCAAACTTCTGCCCTAAAAAACTACACATGTGTTGTTACAAAAAACCAATTAGAAGGGCGTGGACAAATGGGTGCTACTTGGCAATCTGAAGCAGGAAAGAACCTATTATTTAGTGTCTTTGTGAAATTTAACGATTTAAAAATCGACCAGCAGTCTTACCTAAATTTCGCAGTTTCATTGGCTATTTTCAATACATTAAACAACTATAAAATTCCTAAACTTTCAATAAAGTGGCCAAACGACATTCTGTCAGCAAACAAAAAGTTATGTGGTATTTTAATAGAAAACACTCTTAAAACTGACAAAATTGATTCAACTATTATTGGAATTGGCTTAAACGTAAATCAGCAAAAATTTTCAAACGATCTTTCTAAAGCAACTTCTTTAACAAAAATTTTAAAAAAAGAACTCAATCTTGATGAATTACTAAATGAAATTCTACTTGAAATAAAACATCAAATCAATATTTTAATTAGTGATGATTTTCAAATTTTGAAAGAAAATTATTTGAAGGTTTTATACAGAATAAACACGCCAAGTATGTTTAAAGATCAAAACAACAATCAATTTATGGGTATTGTTAAAGATATTTCTAAAACGGGAAAATTATGTGTTCAGCTAGAAGATGATTCTATAAAAGAATTTGAAATTAAAGAGATTACGTTTATTTAA
- a CDS encoding SulP family inorganic anion transporter: MTEFIRKRVKNVRNDVLSGITVALALVPEAVAFAFVAGVDPLVGLYAAFMIGLITSIFGGRPGMISGATGALAVVMVSLVAEGNAMGSPDENLGLYFLFLTVILMGVIQMLAGVFKLGKFVRLIPHPVMMGFVNGLAIVIFLSQLGMFKQTVNGEKVWLEGNSLWYMIGLVGLTMLMMWGLPKLKATKKLPEALIAILVVSAIVIFSNLDVATVGSFIRDGGGEGLKGGFPVPVLETFSKIPLNFATLKFIFPYALILAAIGLIESLMTLNLIDDLTETRGNSNRECIAQGGANVITGLFGGMGGCAMIGQSIINIKGGGRGRLSGITAAVMLLLFILFASSYIEQVPIAALVGVMFMVVIGTFAWSSFRIMNKIPKTDLFVLILVSSLTVIFDLAIAVIAGVIVSALVFSWENAKRIRARKRIKEDGTKVYEIWGPLFFGSISAFNDKFDAKNDPDKVEIDFIEARISDHSALEALFVLVEKYQAENKTIKLKHLSEDCKVLMYKASDKFHDIIIEDVDDPRYHLAENPEAFPKGLGEYKF, from the coding sequence ATGACTGAATTTATCAGAAAAAGAGTAAAAAACGTTAGAAATGATGTTTTATCAGGAATTACAGTTGCATTAGCATTGGTTCCAGAAGCTGTGGCATTTGCATTTGTTGCTGGCGTAGACCCTTTAGTAGGTTTGTATGCTGCTTTTATGATAGGTTTAATTACTTCTATTTTTGGTGGAAGACCAGGTATGATTTCTGGAGCAACTGGCGCCCTAGCGGTTGTAATGGTTTCTTTAGTTGCGGAAGGAAATGCAATGGGAAGTCCTGATGAAAACTTAGGCTTATACTTTCTTTTTCTTACTGTAATTTTAATGGGAGTTATACAAATGTTAGCTGGAGTTTTTAAGCTAGGTAAATTTGTACGATTAATTCCACACCCAGTAATGATGGGCTTTGTAAACGGTTTAGCAATTGTAATTTTCTTATCTCAATTAGGGATGTTTAAACAAACTGTAAACGGTGAGAAAGTTTGGCTAGAAGGAAATAGTTTATGGTATATGATTGGTTTAGTTGGTTTAACCATGCTAATGATGTGGGGGTTACCAAAACTAAAAGCTACCAAGAAATTACCTGAAGCATTAATTGCTATTTTAGTTGTTTCTGCCATTGTAATTTTCTCAAATTTGGATGTTGCAACTGTTGGTTCTTTTATTAGAGATGGTGGTGGCGAAGGTTTAAAAGGCGGATTTCCAGTTCCTGTTTTAGAAACATTTTCTAAAATTCCGTTGAATTTTGCAACCTTAAAATTCATCTTTCCGTATGCATTAATTCTAGCCGCAATTGGTTTAATTGAATCTTTAATGACCTTAAATTTAATTGACGATTTAACAGAAACACGTGGTAATTCTAACCGTGAATGTATCGCACAAGGTGGCGCAAATGTTATTACAGGTTTATTTGGCGGAATGGGTGGTTGCGCCATGATTGGACAATCCATAATTAACATAAAAGGTGGCGGACGTGGACGTTTGTCTGGAATTACAGCTGCAGTAATGTTATTATTATTTATCCTCTTTGCCTCTTCTTATATAGAACAAGTACCTATTGCAGCTTTAGTAGGTGTTATGTTTATGGTGGTAATTGGGACGTTTGCTTGGTCTAGTTTTAGAATTATGAATAAAATACCTAAGACAGATTTATTTGTACTGATTTTAGTTTCTTCATTAACCGTAATCTTTGATTTAGCTATTGCAGTAATTGCTGGTGTAATAGTTTCTGCATTGGTCTTTTCTTGGGAAAATGCGAAACGTATTAGAGCTAGAAAACGTATTAAAGAAGACGGAACTAAAGTATATGAGATTTGGGGACCTTTATTCTTTGGAAGTATCTCTGCATTCAATGATAAGTTTGATGCTAAAAACGACCCAGATAAAGTAGAAATTGACTTTATTGAAGCTCGAATCTCTGACCATTCTGCTTTAGAGGCTCTATTTGTATTGGTAGAAAAATACCAAGCAGAAAACAAAACTATTAAACTAAAACACCTTAGCGAAGACTGTAAAGTCCTAATGTATAAAGCAAGTGATAAATTTCACGATATTATTATAGAAGATGTTGATGACCCTCGTTATCATTTAGCAGAAAATCCAGAAGCATTCCCTAAAGGTTTGGGAGAATATAAGTTTTAG
- a CDS encoding T9SS type A sorting domain-containing protein, whose translation MSQKKVLYLLLMLSYSSFSQVTLTADGEGNTYELINSVLAPNYNVVEVPDCNHVSFGRHIDEIFDADLNKHVFRFIIHTENDNDRCQKFDRQRNEIKAYDKSPENLLGVVGERVIYKWKMKVDKDFQASPNFTHLHQLKSVGGDYSSIPMYTLTARKGNPDKLELRYTNTNSQSTIKKVDLSLLKGTWVEITEDISYGSNKNYSLIIKRVDNQNTVFEYSNNNTINWQNGAEFVRPKWGIYRSLLNVADLRDEEVLFADFSIEQVSPLSIEELSQNTQTIKTYPNPVKKRLFIKETNEHPFNSINIFDVMGKLILVKKSTIKDSIDVSNLNKGMYYFIFKVDQKIVSRNTIIIN comes from the coding sequence ATGTCACAAAAAAAAGTTCTTTATTTATTATTAATGCTTAGTTATTCTTCGTTTTCTCAAGTTACATTAACTGCTGATGGAGAAGGAAATACATACGAATTAATCAATTCGGTTTTAGCACCAAATTATAATGTGGTTGAAGTACCAGATTGTAATCACGTTAGTTTTGGAAGGCATATTGATGAAATTTTTGACGCAGATTTAAATAAACATGTTTTCAGATTTATCATTCATACTGAGAATGATAATGACCGTTGTCAGAAATTTGATAGACAACGGAATGAAATAAAAGCTTATGATAAAAGTCCAGAAAATTTATTAGGTGTTGTTGGCGAGCGTGTAATTTACAAATGGAAAATGAAAGTTGATAAAGATTTTCAAGCTTCTCCTAACTTTACTCATTTGCATCAATTAAAATCTGTAGGTGGTGATTATTCTTCAATACCTATGTATACATTAACTGCAAGAAAAGGGAATCCTGATAAGTTAGAGTTAAGATATACAAATACTAACAGTCAAAGTACCATAAAGAAAGTAGATTTATCATTATTAAAAGGGACTTGGGTAGAAATTACTGAAGACATTAGTTATGGCTCAAATAAAAATTACTCGTTAATAATTAAAAGAGTCGATAACCAAAATACTGTTTTTGAATACAGTAACAACAATACAATAAATTGGCAAAATGGAGCCGAATTTGTTAGACCAAAATGGGGAATTTATAGAAGTTTATTAAACGTTGCTGATTTAAGGGATGAAGAAGTATTGTTTGCAGATTTTAGTATTGAGCAAGTTTCTCCTTTATCAATAGAAGAATTATCACAAAACACTCAGACTATTAAAACGTACCCTAACCCAGTTAAAAAAAGGCTTTTCATTAAAGAAACAAATGAGCACCCCTTTAACTCAATCAATATTTTTGATGTTATGGGAAAATTAATTTTAGTAAAAAAATCAACCATAAAAGATTCAATTGATGTTTCAAATCTAAATAAAGGTATGTATTATTTTATCTTTAAAGTGGATCAAAAAATTGTAAGTAGAAACACAATAATCATCAACTAA
- a CDS encoding xanthine dehydrogenase family protein molybdopterin-binding subunit, which yields MKTNYNLDRRSFVKILGLTSGGLILGCNVSSDKKEIKRIDDGTSFEPNLFVHLKKDGSLLLVASRSEMGQGIRTSLASAIADEMEADWKYVSLEQATGDEKYGNQNTDGSRSVRTMLEPMRTMGAMAKMMLISAAATKWGVETSVCKAENHFVVNSVNKKKIFFGDLVDDAMKLEVPSAEDVTLKEVKDFKYIGKKLKSVDLKDFTHGTANYGIDIRIPNMKFAAIARCPVTFGTVKSYKKEDTMAIAGVENVVEMERVERPFGMLGGVAVVAGNTWSAIQGKRALEIEWNKGDNASFNSESFQKKITDRVHKKAKVIPGGKGNINTAFKKAAETVEVTYHVPHLVHAPMEVPNATAWFHDGICEVWAPSQDPQTARAEAAEYLGIDKENVTINVTFLGGGFGRKSKPDYIVEAVALSKKINAPVQVVWTREDDIKHSYYHATSAQYFKGALNDKGNVTGWFQRIALPSIVSTFKPMSDYASGFELSAFTNDTYQVDNFRTESAKAEAHVRIGWLRSVVHIHSGFGINSFVDELAAKANKDPLQFQLDLMGNDRVSKGKSPHPFESKRLKNVLQTVAKKANWGRKLPEDHGLGLAVHYSFYSYVSSVVEVSVKNDKVKVENVWSAIDCGLVLNKDNVINQLEGAAIFGMSIALHGKITAKDGAVEQNNFFDYQMTRMKDAPNIDVTVIDNMETEPTGVGEPGVPPIAPAICNAIFNATGKRIRSLPLSDHGLV from the coding sequence ATGAAAACAAACTATAATTTAGATCGAAGAAGTTTTGTTAAAATACTTGGTTTAACCTCTGGTGGATTAATCTTAGGTTGTAATGTTTCTAGCGATAAAAAAGAAATAAAAAGAATAGATGATGGGACGTCTTTTGAACCCAATTTATTTGTGCATTTAAAAAAGGACGGAAGTCTGTTATTAGTTGCTTCACGTTCGGAAATGGGACAAGGAATACGAACTTCTTTAGCTTCAGCAATTGCTGATGAAATGGAAGCCGATTGGAAATATGTTTCTTTAGAACAAGCAACAGGTGACGAAAAATACGGGAATCAAAATACAGATGGTTCTAGAAGTGTAAGAACGATGCTTGAGCCTATGCGAACCATGGGAGCTATGGCAAAAATGATGTTGATCTCGGCTGCGGCTACAAAATGGGGTGTAGAAACATCTGTTTGTAAAGCAGAAAATCATTTTGTAGTAAATTCAGTTAATAAAAAGAAAATTTTCTTTGGTGATTTGGTTGATGATGCCATGAAATTAGAAGTTCCTTCAGCTGAAGATGTTACATTAAAAGAAGTAAAAGACTTTAAATATATCGGTAAAAAATTAAAAAGTGTCGATTTAAAAGATTTCACACATGGAACTGCTAATTATGGAATTGATATCCGAATTCCTAATATGAAGTTTGCAGCCATTGCACGTTGTCCAGTAACTTTTGGAACTGTAAAAAGTTATAAAAAAGAAGATACTATGGCAATTGCTGGTGTAGAAAATGTAGTTGAAATGGAACGTGTAGAAAGACCTTTCGGAATGTTAGGTGGTGTTGCCGTTGTTGCAGGAAATACATGGTCTGCCATACAAGGAAAACGTGCGTTAGAAATTGAATGGAACAAAGGAGATAATGCATCGTTTAATTCAGAGAGTTTTCAGAAAAAAATAACGGATCGAGTTCATAAAAAAGCAAAAGTAATCCCTGGAGGAAAAGGTAATATAAATACAGCGTTTAAAAAAGCAGCAGAAACTGTAGAAGTTACGTATCATGTACCACATTTAGTACATGCGCCAATGGAAGTGCCGAATGCAACAGCGTGGTTTCATGATGGAATTTGTGAAGTTTGGGCGCCGTCTCAAGATCCACAAACGGCAAGGGCAGAAGCCGCAGAATATTTAGGGATTGATAAAGAGAATGTAACAATTAACGTTACTTTTTTAGGAGGTGGTTTCGGAAGGAAATCAAAACCAGATTATATTGTTGAAGCAGTTGCATTATCAAAAAAAATAAATGCACCCGTTCAAGTTGTTTGGACAAGAGAAGATGATATCAAACACAGTTATTATCATGCAACTAGTGCGCAATATTTTAAAGGTGCGTTAAATGATAAAGGAAATGTTACAGGTTGGTTTCAGCGAATTGCGTTGCCATCTATTGTGTCAACCTTTAAACCAATGTCTGATTATGCCTCTGGTTTTGAATTAAGTGCTTTTACAAATGACACCTACCAAGTTGATAATTTTAGAACAGAAAGTGCCAAGGCAGAAGCGCATGTTAGAATTGGTTGGTTGCGTTCTGTGGTACATATTCACAGTGGTTTTGGTATCAATTCTTTTGTAGATGAATTGGCGGCGAAAGCAAATAAAGATCCGCTACAATTTCAGTTAGATTTAATGGGGAATGATAGAGTTTCTAAAGGAAAATCTCCGCATCCATTTGAGTCTAAACGATTAAAAAATGTATTACAAACTGTTGCTAAAAAAGCCAATTGGGGAAGAAAATTACCCGAAGATCATGGTTTAGGACTTGCTGTACATTATAGTTTTTACAGTTATGTTTCCAGTGTGGTAGAGGTCTCTGTGAAGAATGATAAAGTAAAAGTAGAAAATGTTTGGTCTGCGATAGATTGTGGTTTGGTCTTAAATAAAGATAATGTTATCAATCAATTAGAGGGCGCTGCAATATTTGGAATGTCGATTGCTTTGCATGGAAAAATAACCGCAAAAGATGGTGCAGTTGAGCAAAATAATTTCTTTGATTATCAAATGACACGAATGAAAGACGCACCAAATATTGATGTTACTGTAATTGATAATATGGAAACCGAACCTACCGGGGTTGGAGAGCCAGGTGTGCCACCAATTGCCCCAGCAATTTGCAATGCTATTTTTAATGCTACTGGTAAAAGAATTCGTTCTTTACCATTAAGTGATCATGGGTTGGTGTAA